From Solibaculum mannosilyticum:
TATAAGAACAAGGACCGCGCCATGAAGATCCTTCGCGCCCGTCTGTTGGAGGGGGAGAGGGAGAAACAGGAGAGCGCCATCGCCGCCGAACGCAAGGCGCAGGTGGGCACCGGCGACCGTTCGGAACGCATCCGGACATATAATTATCCTCAAAGCCGTGTCACCGACCATCGCATCGGCCTGACCCTCTATCGGTTGGAAGCGGTTCTCAACGGCGACTTGGATGAGATTATCGACGCCCTCATCACCGCCGACCGGGCGGAGAAGCTTAAAGCGTCGGATCAAGAATAGACTTTAATCCCAGAAAGTAGCGGATGTTATGCATAAAACAGAGCATTTAACCATAGAAAAACCGGACGTGCAGGACAGCGGCATCCAACGTGCCGCCGCCATCCTGCGGGACGGAGGGTTGGTGGCCATCCCCACCGAGACGGTGTATGGCCTGGCGGCCGATGCCCTCAATCCCCAGGCGGTGGGACGCATCTTTGAAGCAAAGGGACGTCCTTCTGACAATCCGCTCATCGTTCACATCGCTCACCTGGAGCATATCACAAATGTGGCGCGTACCGTGCCGGAATCGGCCGATAAACTGGCAAAAGCTTTCTGGCCCGGGCCGCTGACCATGGTGCTCCCCAAAGCGAGCGGCATTCCGGACAAGACGTCGGGAGGGCTGGATACGGTAGGAATTCGGCTGCCCTCGCATCCCGTAGCTCGGGCGGTTATCGAGGCGGCAGGTGTGCCGTTGGCGGCGCCGTCGGCCAACCTATCCGGATCCCCCAGCCCCACCACTGCCAGCCATGTTCTGGCCGATATGGAGGGGCGCATCGAGGCGGTGCTGGACGGCGGCCCCTGCGGCGTTGGGGTAGAATCGACGGTGCTGTCTTTGGCGGGGAAACGTCCTCTTTTGCTCCGTCCCGGAGGGGTGACGCCGGAACAGATTGAGTCGGTCATCGGCCCCATCGACATCCATCCGGCGGTGTATCATGCGCTGGAACAGGGCCAAAAGGCGGAATCTCCCGGCATGAAGTACAAGCACTACGCTCCACATACCAAGGTGATGGTGGTCAAGGGAGACGGTCAAAGCTTTGCCCGATACGTCAACAGTCAGATAGGAAAGGTAGGGGCCTTGTGTTTTGACGAGGATCTGCCCCATCTTCATGTGCCGGCGGTGTCCTATGGGCACATGGGCCAGCCGGACACCCAGGCCCAGGGGCTGTTCGATGCCCTGCGGCGCTTGGATGGTTTGGATGCCGACGTGGTGTACGCCCGCTATCCTGATGTGGACGGCATGGGCCTTGCAGTATACAATCGGCTCATGCGGGCGGCGGCTTTTGAGGTGATCGAACTGTGAACCACGTGATTCTAGGGCTGACCGGTCCCACAGGATCGGGAAAAAGCACCATAGCGTCCATGCTGCGGCAAAGAGGCTTTGCCGTAGTGGATGCCGACCAGGTGGCCCGGGAGGTTATGGAACCGGGATCCCCGGTGCTTGTGCGGTTGCAGGATGTGTTCGGTCGGGACGTCCTGGAGAAAGACGGCTCCTTAAATAGAAAGAAATTGGCGGCTCGGGCGTTTGCTTCGCCCCAGTCTACCAAGATTCTTAACGACATCACCCATTCGGCCATCCTGGAGGAGATGGAGCGGCATCTTGCTTCTCTCCAGGAGGAGGGGGAGCGCCGCATCCTGCTGGATGTGCCGCTGCTATTTGAGAGCGGGTCGGATAAGATGTGCCATATGACGGCGGCTGTACTGGCGCCCAAGGAGACGCGTCTTGCGCGCATCATAGAGCGTGACGGTTTAACACGATCGGAGGCGCTTCATCGGATGGGCATCCAGCCGGAGGATGATTTCTATAGGAAGCGTGCTGACATCCTTTTGACCAATCAAGGGGATGCCAAAGAGTTAGAAATTCAAGTGGATGCTCTGTGCCGTCAGGTGGAAAGGAGACTTGTGGATTGAAAGGTTTTTTTGCATGGATTGGGACTCTATTGGTGCTGGCTGTCAGCGTGACGGGGCTTTGGTGGGCCAACGTGGATTTTACCAAAAAAGCCTATCCCACCCCTTACGCCGATCTTGTAAAGCAGTCGGCCCAGCAAGCCGATCTGGACGAAGCTTTTGTCTACTCGGTCATGCGGACCGAAAGCCATTTCCGTCCGGAAATCGAGTCCTATGCAAACGCCATCGGCCTGATGCAGCTCACGCCGGATACCTTTGATTGGGTGCGGTATGTGCTGGGGTCCGAGGAGGATTTGTCGGCTGAGGATCTAAAGACGCCACAGGTCAATGTTTATTATGGATGCCAGCTCCTGCGCATCCTTTTGGACGAATTTGAGAAGCCTGAGGTAGCTTTGGCCGCGTATCATGCCGGCCGGGGCAACGTCAACAAGTGGCTCCAGGACCCAGCCTATTCATCCGACGGCAAAACCTTAGAAACCATCCCCATTGAAGATACCAGGAATTATGTGGATAAAGTGATGCATACTTACAATATATATACCCATTTGTACCATTGGGAGTAAACCATATCAATTGACACAAGGAGGTCTTTTTTATGAGCGAACAAACCAAAACCCAAGCCCAGCTGCTCCAGGAGAAGCTGGCTTTAAAGCGTAAGAATCTGGGTCAGGAACTGCCTGATTCCACCATCGGTGAGGCCGATGCCTATTGCGAACAGTACAAGTGCTTTTTGGACAACGCCAAAACCGAACGGGAAGCCGTGGATACCATCGAGCAGATGGCGAAGGACAAAGGGTTCGTCCTTTACGAGCAGGGAAAACAGTATCAGCCCGGCGACCGTGTGTACTATATCAATCGTCGTAAAGCCGTCATTCTGGCGGTGATGGGAAAACGCTCTTTGGCGGAGGGCGTGCGTATCGCCGCGGCCCATATTGATTCCCCCCGCCTGGATCTCAAGCCCCAGCCTCTGTATGAGGACGGCGAGATGGCCCTCTTTAAGACCCATTATTACGGCGGCATCAAAAAGTACCAGTGGACGGCCATGCCGCTGTCCCTCCACGGCCGGGTCGTGCTGGGGGACGGCACATTTGTGGATGTAAAGCTGGGCGAGGATGAAGGGGATCCTGTATTCTGCGTCACCGACCTGCTGCCCCATCTGGCCAACGAACAGATGAAGCGCACGTTGAACGAAGGCATCAAGGGTGAGGAACTCAATATCTTAGTGGGATCCCGCCCCTTTAAGGATGATAAGGCGTCTGAACTGTGCAAGCTCAATATCCTGCGTCTGCTCCATGAAAAGTACGGCATGACCGAAGCCGACTTCCTGTCGGCCGAATTGGAACTGGTTCCCACGTACAAAGCCAAAGATGTGGGCTTTGACCGCAGTTTGATCGGCTCCTACGGCCAGGACGACCGTGTGTGCGCCTACACCGCCCTCACTGCTACTCTGGAATGCAAAGACCCGGAGCACACCGCCGTCACGGTACTGACCGACAAAGAGGAAATCGGTTCGGACGGCAACACCGGCCTCAATTCCGCCTATCTACAGTATTTTATCCAGTCTTTGGCGGACGCCGAAGGCGTGCCCTACTATCAGGTGCTGAGCCATTCCCAGTGCCTGTCGGCCGATGTCAACGCCGCCTTCGATCCCACTTGGCCGGACGTCATGGATCCCCGCAACTGCGCCAGGATCAATTACGGCGTGGTGGTTACAAAATACACCGGCGCCCGCGGCAAATCCGGGACATCCGACGCTTCGGCAGAATTCGTCGGCCAGATACGCCGTCTGTTTGATGAGAAGGGCGTCAAGTGGCAGATCGGCGAACTGGGCAAGGTGGACGCCGGCGGCGGCGGGACGGTCGCCATGTTCATCGCAGCCCTCAACGTGGACGTTGTGGATGTGGGCGTACCGGTCCTGTCCATGCATGCGCCTTTTGAGGTGGTGTCGAAAATCGACGTCTATATGGCCCACAATGCATTCAGCGCCTTTTTTGCCGACGGACAATAAGCTTTCTTGACGGATGAGGGGGAAAAGTGACGCTTTCCCCCTTGCAATTGGGAATATTACGTGGTATAATAATTCGGCAAAATACCAGAACACACGCAGGGCTGTTTGACGCGCTGGTGCCTTCCGTCCGGGAGGTGCGCGGCAGTGGAGAGGCCTTGCGGAGGTAACAACCAAAGGAGGATTTTATCAATGGCAGTTGTATCCATGAAACAGCTTCTCGAAGCAGGTGTCCACTTCGGCCACCAGACCCGTCGTTGGAACCCCAAAATGGCTCCCTACATCTTCACCGAACGCAACGGTATCTACATCATCGATTTGCAGAAGACCGTCCGCAAGCTGGAGGAAGCCTATATGTTCGTCCGCGAGCTGGCTGAAAACGGTGAAACCATCCTGTTTGTCGGCACCAAGAAGCAGGCTCAGGAATCCATCCGCGACGAAGCTCTGCGTGCCGGCGTTCACTATGTTAACGCCCGTTGGCTGGGCGGCATGCTCACCAACTTCCGCACCATCCGTCAGCGCATCGATCGTCTGACCCAGCTGCGCCGCATGGAAGAGGACGGCACCTTTGATGCCCTTCCCAAAAAGGAAGTCATTAAACTCAACCTGGAAATTGAACGTCTGGAGAAATTCCTCGGCGGCATTAAGGAAATGAAGAAGCTGCCCGGCGCTCTGTTTGTGGTTGATCCCAGAAAAGAGAAAATTGCTGTTGCAGAAGCTAAAAAATTGGGTATCCCGGTGGTCGCGATTGTCGATACCAACTGCGATCCCGATGAGATCGATTATGTTATCCCCGGCAATGACGACGCAATCCGCGCTGTCAAGCTGATCTCCGCCACCATGGCCAATGCTTACCTGGAGGGCAAGCAGGGCGAACAGGATGCGGCAGAAGAGGCTCAGTCTGAGGAACAAGCTCCCGCTGCGGAATAAGATTTGTAGGTGAAATGCCCGCGCCTTCAAAAGCACGGGCATTTTTTTAGAAACTATACTGATACAGGATATGGAGGAATAGAAGTATGGCTTTTACTGCCAAGGATGTAGCCGCTCTGCGTGAGAAGACCGGCTGTGGTATGATGGACTGCAAAAAGGCACTGACCGCTTCCGAAGGTGATATGGAGAAGGCTCTCGAATTCCTGCGTGAGAAGGGCTTGGCCGCTGCCGCTAAGAAATCGGGCCGTATTGCTGCAGAAGGCATTGTGTATGCCACTGTAGATCAGTCCAAAAAGGCCGGTGTCGTGATTGAAGTAAACTCCGAGACCGACTTTGTTGGCAAGAATGCTGAATTCCAGGCTTTCGTCGCCAAATTGGCTGAGACTGTTATCGATCAGAACCCCGCTGATGTAGATGCTCTGACCGCAATGAAGCCCGCTGGCTCCGATGAGACGGTGGAAGAGATGCTGCGTGAGAAGATCCTGACCATCGGTGAGAACATCAAGATCCGCCGTTTTGCCCGTCAGGAAGGCAATGTCGCCACTTATATCCATGGCGGTGGCCGTATCGGCGTTATGGTTAATTTTGAGGCTCAGAATGTAGACACTTCTGATGAGAAGTTTGCCGAGATGGCAAAGGATGTCTGCATGCAGATCGCCGCTCTGAATGCCGCTTACATTGACCGCGATGCAGTGTCTCCCGAAGTCATTGAGAAAGAGCGCGAGATCCTCATCGCTCAGATTAAGAACGATGAGAAAAATGCCAAGAAGCCTGAAAACATCATCAAGAAGATGGTCGACGGCCGCATTGGCAAGTTCTATGAGAACAACTGCTTGGTCGATCAGGCTTTTGTTAAGGACAGCGCTATGACTGTTGGCCAGTACATTGACAAAGTCGCCAAGGAATTGGGCGGTGTGATTAAGGTCAAGGAAATGGTCCGTTTTGAGAAGGGCGAAGGCCTTCAGAAACGTGAAGATAATTTTGCTGACGAAGTCGCCAGCATGATGAAATAAGGCTATCGGACAGAATCGGAAAAGATAAAAAAGGGGATCTATCTCTACGTTGGGATAGATCCCTTTTTTGTTATTAAGATCTGTTTGGAGAAGGGTTGGGAACGGATGAAGTTTGTCATCTGACATGGAGGGAAATACAAGGCTTCAATGGAAGAGAATCAGATGCAGAAGGAAAAATTATAGAGACCGGTTTTGGTTTGTGGTCTTTACAGAGTTGGTGGAATATAGTAAAATAGGATAAAATCAAGTGTAAGGGATGTTAGACGGATGAAACCGATTTATAAAAGGATTTTGTTAAAGCTCAGCGGCGAAGCCTTAGCTGGCCAGCAGAAAATGGGTTTGGACTATGATGTGGTCTTAGACATCTGCAAAGCGGTCAAAGAGATCGCCGATATGGGTGTGGAAGTTGGTATCGTCGTGGGAGGCGGAAACTTCTGGAGAGGCCGCAGCAGTGGGAAAATGGACCGTACCCGTGCCGATCATATGGGTATGTTGGCCACTGCCATCAATGCGTTGGGTCTGGCCGATGCGTTGGAGCAACTGGGCGTGGATGTAAGAGTCCAGACCGCCATCAGCATGCAGCAGGTAGCGGAACCTTATATCCGTAACCGTGCTGTACGTCACCTGGAAAAGGGGCGTGTGGTCATTTTCGGATGCGGGACCGGCAACCCGTTTTTCTCCACCGATACAGCCGCCGCCTTGCGGGCAGCTGAAATCGATGCTGACGTCATTCTCAAGGCCACCAATGTGGACGGCGTATACGACAGCGATCCTAGAGACAATCCTGATGCCCAGAAGTTCGACACATTGACCTATCTGGATGTTTTAAACAAAGAGCTTCAGGTAATGGATAGTACAGCGGCATCTTTGTGCAAGGACAACAGCATCCCAATCCTGGTATTTAATTTGGATAATCCTGAAAATATCGTCTCTGTAGTAACGGGACAAAATCTGGGAACAATTGTGAAGGAGGACTAGACCATGCAGGAAGCTATGAAGGAAGTTTTTGACAAAGTAAAACATAAGATGGACAAAACCGTCCAGAATTTTGTAGGTGAATTGGCAGCTCAGCGAGTTGGCCGTGCCAATCCCAGCGTGCTGGACAAAATCTCGGTGGATTATTACGGCGCCCCTACGCCCATCAATCAGATGGCGGCTGTATCGGTAGTAGAAGCCCGGATTCTGATGATCCAGCCGTGGGATGTCTCCAGTCTCCGCGCCATTGAAAAGGCAATCCAGACATCTGACCTAGGTATCAATCCCCAGAACGACGGCAAGGTGATCCGCCTGACCTTCCCGCCCATGACAGAAGAACGCCGCCGTGAAGTGGTGAAGGAAGTATCCAAACTGGCTGAAGATTCCAAGGTAGCCATCCGTTCCATCCGCCGCGACGCCATTGAGAAGCTTAAGGCTCTGCAGAAGAATGCTGAAATTACAGAGGATGATCTGAAACACGGTGAAAAGAAGATTCAGGATTTGACCGACAGTTTCTGTAAGGAGATCGCCGAGTTGGCTGAGAAAAAGAACAAAGAGATTATGGAAATCTAACATCCCAGGAAACGATAGGGAGAAGGGGACGGTGGTGAGGCCAATTGGCGAACCGCCCAGTCCCCTTTTTTGGTAAAATACGTGAATGGGATGGTTGGGGGATCTATGTTATTTCAAAAACGCAAGGCCCGTCCGGAAGAACAAGGGGGATTGCCGCGCCATATCGGCATCATCATGGATGGAAATGGACGGTGGGCAAAAAAGCGAGGCCTTCCCCGGATGGCGGGACATCGTGCCGGCGCGCAGGTATTTCGGAAAATCGCCCGGTACTGCAATCAAATCGGCATCCAATGTTTGACGGTGTATGCCTTTTCCACAGAAAATTGGAAGCGTCCTAAAGAGGAAGTGGACTCTATCATGGAACTCTTCCGGCAGTATCTGCGGGAGGCGCTGGAGGACTTTAAGGATGAAAATATCGTCACCCGCTTCATCGGGGATCGGTCGGTGTTGGCGCCGGATCTGATCCAGCTGATGGCCGAAGCGGAGGAGGCGTCGGCCAACAAGACCGGGATGATTTTAAACATCGCCATCAATTACGGCGGACGGCAGGAGATCGTCTATGCCGCCAGGAGATTGGCCCAGCAGTGTTTGGAGGGAAAGTGTTCCCCTGACGACATCACGGAACAGGCAATCGATGAGCAGATGGATACTGCCGGGCAGCCTGATCCGGATCTCATCATCCGTCCCAGCGGCGAGATGCGTACTTCCAATTTTCTGTTGTGGCAGTCGGCCTATTCGGAGTATTTGTTTGACCACATCCTGTGGCCGGATTTTAAGACATCCCATATCGATCAGGCCATTGAGGAATACCGCCGCCGGAACCGTCGATTTGGCGGCGTATAGCCATACCATCGTACACGAGAAGACGACGGAAAACTGTTTTACCCGCGAAGGGGATTATGATCCGGCCGGCGCGCCGTTTTGTGTTTAATAGGAGGGGCCATAATGAAGAATCGAATTATGACCGGGGTGCTTTTTGCGGTGTTGCTGGTGGCGGTGATGTTCGCGCACCAGACGGTTGTGTTGAATATTGTGGTGGCGGCGGTATCCCTGGTGGCGGTGTACGAGGGACTCCGTGCCACAGGTTTTGAAAAGAACAAACCTTTGACGGCGTTGTGCATCGTCTTTTGCGTGGTGACAGCCTTCCTGTCTGACCTTGCCCAGTTTAAAGGGGTCAACAGCGTGGTGTTTGTTTTTGTGGTCCTGTTTTTCCTGGCGGCCATGTACCGTCATGATGAACAGCCACTGGAACGCATTGGCCTTGCATTTGTCATTGCTTTGATCGTACCGCTTGGATTATCGTGCATGGTGTTCATGCGGGGCATTACCGGACAAAATGTGCCGTTTTACATCATGCTGACCATTATCGGATCTTGGGTGACCGACATCGGGGCCTATTTTACCGGTACATTTTTTGGCAAACACAAGATGGCTCCCAAGATCAGCCCGAAGAAAACGGTAGAAGGGCTCTTTGGGGGACTAGTGCTGTGTATTGCATGTTTTGCCCTATGGGGCTGGCTTTACCAGACCCTCTTTTTACAGGATGGGGGTACGGTACAATTCCTGCCGCTGATGCTTTTATCCATCCCAGCGTCTTTGGTAGGGGTCGTAGGGGATCTCACCTTTTCCCTCATCAAACGGGCATGCGGTGTCAAGGATTTCAGCAATCTCCTGCCCGGTCACGGCGGCATGCTGGACCGGTTCGACAGTACGATTTTTGTTGCCCCATTTTTATATTTAGCAATTCAAGTTGTCCCGATTATAACCTAGGAATCGGGGGAATATAACTATATTAGCGGCGGTGGGAAGTATGAGACGGATTTCAATTTTAGGATCAACCGGGTCCATTGGGACGCAGGCTTTGGATGTAGTGGATGGGCTGGATGTCCAGGTTGCGGCTCTGGCGGCCCATCACAATGTGAAGATGCTGGAGGAACAGATCCGGAAATACAATCCCCAGCTCGCGGCGGTGGTGGATGAAAAAGCCGCTGCCGATTTGACGGTGCGGGTAGCCGATACAGGATGCCGCATCGTCGCGGGGGAAGAGGGGCTTTGTGAAGCGGCGAGTCTTTCCCATGTCCATACGGTGCTCAACGCTGTGGTGGGCATCGCCGGCCTGCGTCCCACATTGGAGGCATTGGAGGCGGGCATCGAACGTCTGGCACTGGCCAACAAAGAGACGTTGGTGGCCGGTGGAGCCCTTGTGATGGCCAAGGCAAAACAAAAGGGTATCGCCATTGCGCCGGTGGACAGCGAGCATTCTGCTATTTTCCAGTGCCTACAGGGAGCGCCCTCCAAGAAAGCGCTTCGCAAAGTCATCCTGACCGCATCGGGCGGTCCTTTCTTTGGAAAGACCAGGGAAGAGCTTACGAATATCACTCCTGCCCAGGCATTAAAGCATCCCAATTGGTCCATGGGGAATAAGGTGACCATCGATTCGGCTTCCCTGATGAACAAGGGTCTGGAGCTCATTGAGGCGGTATGGCTTTTCGATTTGGAACCCTCCCAGGTGGATATTATAGTCCATCGGGAGAGCATCATCCATTCCATGGTGGAGTACGACGATCATTCGGTCATTGCCCAGATGGGGGTTCCGGATATGCGTCTCCCCATCCAGTATGCCTTGACATGGCCGGAGCGTACGGCTTGCCCAGTGGAACCGCTTGATTTGATCGCCTGCGGGAAACTGACGTTTTATCGTCCGGATGAGGAGACGTTTATCTGTCTGCCCGCTTGTAGGGAGGCCATCGCGAGAGGAGGTCTGGCGCCTGCGGCGGCAAACGGCGCCAATGAACGTGCGGTATCCCTGTTTCTGGAGGGGAAAATCCCCTTTTTACGCATTGGAGAACTGGTGCATGCCGCCATGCTTCATCAGCAGTCGGCGGATCAAATTACATTGCAGAGCATCTTAGAGGCCGATAGGGCAGCGCGTCAGTTTGTGGATTCTCAAGTGAGGTGATTGTTATCAACATTGTTTTTACCATCGTTATAACGGTTCTTGTTTTTGGAGTGCTCATTTTCATTCACGAATTGGGCCATTTCCTGGTGGCCAAGGCAAACGGCATCAAGGTCAATGAATTTGCCATCGGCATGGGCCCGACCCTGTTAAAAAAGCAGGGGAAGGAGACGGTGTATGCCCTGAGAGCCTTTCCCATCGGCGGCTTTGTCAGCATGGAGGGAGAGGATGGAGAAAGTCAGGACGAGAGAGCTTTTAATCATAAACCGGTGTGGCGGCGGGTGCTGGTTACCATAGCGGGCGTGGTGATGAACCTGTTTTTGGGGCTTGTCCTGCTGTCCATCATCAACGCTTGCTTTTCCGGGAACGCTTTGGCGTCCACAACCGTTTCGGTCATCGAGGAAGGCGCCATGCCTGGACAGACCGGCCTTCAGGTAGGGGATCGGATCACCTCCATCAACGGCACGGCTGTGTTTGTGGATTACGATATTCAGTTCAATCTGCTGCGGGACAACGACGGCGTCGTAGACATCGGCGTGGAGCGGGACGGGCAGAAAATGACGTTAAACGGCGTCACCTTTGATACCGAAGTGGGCGAGGACGGGGTACGCCGCATCCAAGGCTTTGGATTTAAGGTAAAGCCCATTGAGAAAAATGTTTGGACGGTGGTGAAACATTCCGCCTTGCAGACCTTGTCGGTAGGACGTCTGGTCTGGCTCACCTTAGTGGATCTTGTGACCGGCAATGTGGGAATGGAACAGCTGTCCGGCCCTGTTGGAACGGCCAATGTCATCAGTGAAGCGGCCCATCAGGGCATGGAATCCTTCCTGATGTTGGTGGCCTTTATCAGCATTAATTTAGGCGTCTTTAACCTTCTCCCCATCCCGGGACTGGACGGTGGACGTCTGTTGTTCTTGATTATTGAGGGGATCCGCCGTAAACCCATTCCTATAAAGTACGAGGGTATTGTAAACTTTGTAGGATTGGCTCTTATGATGCTCTTGTTGGTGGCGGTGACCTTTAACGATATCGTGCGCATTATTCAGGGGGGCTAGTGAGTGATGCAAAGACGTGAAAGCAAACGGATTTTAGTAGGCAAGGTTCCTATGGGCGGGGATGCGCCGATATCGGTGCAATCGATGCTCAATTGTCCGGCCCACGATGTGGAGGCAAATGTAGAGCAGGCTAAGGAATTGGCAGGAGCGGGATGTGATATCATCCGAGTGGCGATTCCGGACTACAGGGCGGTGGCGCTCATCGACGCCATCAAAAGCGCAGTGGATGTGCCGGTGGTGGCCGATATCCACTACGATTATCGTCTTGCACTGGAATCGGTGGCGGCCGGGGTGGATAAAGTGCGCATTAATCCCGGCAACATCGGCGGTGAAGATAGGGTCAAAGCGGTGGCGACGGCCTGCAAAAATGCCGGTGTCCCCATCCGGGTAGGTGTCAACTCCGGATCCTTGGAAAAGGAGATCCTGGCCAAATACGGCGGGCCTACTCCCGAAGGCATGCGGGACAGCGCCCTTTATCACGTCTCCCTGCTGGAAAAATACGATTTTGACGACATTGTCATCTCCATTAAATCTTCCGACGTGCAGACCATGGTCAAGGCGTATGAATTGACGGCTGAAGCCTGCTGGTATCCCCTTCATCTAGGTGTCACCGAGGCGGGAACCGAACGCATGGGACTGATTAAATCTACGGCCGGCATTGGATCGCTGTTGCTTCACGGCATTGGAGACACCATCCGAGTTTCTCTGACGGCCTCTCCGGTCAAAGAGGTCTACGCCGGATTGGATGTACTCAAAGCGGTGGGACTGCGTAAGGACGGCGTTAACCTGGTATCCTGCCCCACCTGTGGACGCACCAAGGTGGATTTGATTGGATTGGCCCGTCAGGTGGAGGAACGCCTTAAAACCTGCGGGAAAAGCATCAAAGTAGCGGTGATGGGATGTGCGGTCAACGGGCCG
This genomic window contains:
- a CDS encoding 1-deoxy-D-xylulose-5-phosphate reductoisomerase translates to MRRISILGSTGSIGTQALDVVDGLDVQVAALAAHHNVKMLEEQIRKYNPQLAAVVDEKAAADLTVRVADTGCRIVAGEEGLCEAASLSHVHTVLNAVVGIAGLRPTLEALEAGIERLALANKETLVAGGALVMAKAKQKGIAIAPVDSEHSAIFQCLQGAPSKKALRKVILTASGGPFFGKTREELTNITPAQALKHPNWSMGNKVTIDSASLMNKGLELIEAVWLFDLEPSQVDIIVHRESIIHSMVEYDDHSVIAQMGVPDMRLPIQYALTWPERTACPVEPLDLIACGKLTFYRPDEETFICLPACREAIARGGLAPAAANGANERAVSLFLEGKIPFLRIGELVHAAMLHQQSADQITLQSILEADRAARQFVDSQVR
- the rseP gene encoding RIP metalloprotease RseP, coding for MIVINIVFTIVITVLVFGVLIFIHELGHFLVAKANGIKVNEFAIGMGPTLLKKQGKETVYALRAFPIGGFVSMEGEDGESQDERAFNHKPVWRRVLVTIAGVVMNLFLGLVLLSIINACFSGNALASTTVSVIEEGAMPGQTGLQVGDRITSINGTAVFVDYDIQFNLLRDNDGVVDIGVERDGQKMTLNGVTFDTEVGEDGVRRIQGFGFKVKPIEKNVWTVVKHSALQTLSVGRLVWLTLVDLVTGNVGMEQLSGPVGTANVISEAAHQGMESFLMLVAFISINLGVFNLLPIPGLDGGRLLFLIIEGIRRKPIPIKYEGIVNFVGLALMMLLLVAVTFNDIVRIIQGG
- the ispG gene encoding flavodoxin-dependent (E)-4-hydroxy-3-methylbut-2-enyl-diphosphate synthase is translated as MQRRESKRILVGKVPMGGDAPISVQSMLNCPAHDVEANVEQAKELAGAGCDIIRVAIPDYRAVALIDAIKSAVDVPVVADIHYDYRLALESVAAGVDKVRINPGNIGGEDRVKAVATACKNAGVPIRVGVNSGSLEKEILAKYGGPTPEGMRDSALYHVSLLEKYDFDDIVISIKSSDVQTMVKAYELTAEACWYPLHLGVTEAGTERMGLIKSTAGIGSLLLHGIGDTIRVSLTASPVKEVYAGLDVLKAVGLRKDGVNLVSCPTCGRTKVDLIGLARQVEERLKTCGKSIKVAVMGCAVNGPGEARDADIGIAGGNGCGLIFKKGEVLRKVPEDELIEELMKEIEKL